In the genome of Juglans microcarpa x Juglans regia isolate MS1-56 chromosome 6S, Jm3101_v1.0, whole genome shotgun sequence, the window ctaagtatgattccgatgagtgtagaagacacctagctcgtatggtcatcatggacgagctaccttttcaagttgttgatgggaaagggttccaagcgtttgttcgctacttggaaccaaggtttaatattcGTTCTCGCCATACAGTGGTaaagaatgtaaaaaattatttttggtttgaaaaagagaagttgagaGGTGAATTGGCCAGTCATTTTGTTTGCCTTACCActgatacttggacatcagtccaaaattttaattatatgtctttaactgtgcatttttgttgattgtaattggacattgcataagaaaattataaaattttgtcaaattatcgatcataagggtgagacaattgggaaggccttagagaccgcaataaaggagtgggggttgacccgagttcTTACAGTCACAGTTGATAATGCCTCATCTAATGATGTCGCATTGGGACATCTGAAGACTTATCTTaaagaggcaaataagacaatcttaGGTGGTGattgtctgcatgtgagatgtgcggcacatattctgaatcttattgttactgatagtttgagggatcttcatgactAGATTTCTCGAGtcaggactgctgtgagatgggtgagatcttctccttcaaggttggagaaattcaagattgcttCAAGGTCTGCAGGCCTAACATCCAAGAAGGAcgtttgtactgatatgcctacacgatggaactcaacattttttatgttggaggcggcccaagaatataggTTGGCATTTGCactattgggtgatgaagacatccaatatgttaaatattttgatgaccacgggggattggggaaatccgtagatgatgattgggagattgtatctatttttgtagagtttttgaggcttttttatgaGGTCACCACGTCGATATCtagaactttgtaccctacatcccatcaattctgtcagcaaatatgtaaggtaaaagaaaaattagatgacatggtcgcagGTGGTCACTATAGGCTGCGAGAGATGGCATTGGTTATGAGGTCAAAGTATGACAAGTATTTGGGAGATTttactagggctaatattttgttatatgtagttgTCGTCCTTAACCTGTCATGGTATTTGGATTAGGCCTTGTGTACGGGCAAGaatgggcagagcttattgcagcaagggttcagGAAACCCtttgtagattatttgatgagtttaccgtcCTACgaggtggtaatattgcggcacctacacctaccgcCCACCGGTTCAAGAAGTTGATAGTGGGAAAATACGTAAATTGGACTAGGCTGAGAAGTTTGAACAGACCCTCTTAAAGCGGAGTTATGTAGAagctcagtcagagatagacaaATACTTAGCAGTAGAGGTAATACCATTTTCACAAgacttcgatatattaagttggtggaaggtgaatgccgtgaagtatcccatccttggagagatagcccgtaGTCTTTTGGCCACCCTGTTAGCaccgtagcctcagagtcgaCCTTTAGCACCGGAAGGCGTGTATTGGATTCATTTCgaagttcattagctcctacaACTGTGGATGCTTTGATTTGCTTACAGAATTTGATCAAGAGAACTCcaaattcatgttccggatgttcttgagtatgatgAGGCTgacgtcgaggaggagggtggtgatcagcctggatctagtatttattttaatttcattttctaatttcttattaatttatttattttcatttaattggtattcattaatttcatttcaaattttattgttatagtgatacatgagacggcATCTACGGCTACCTctgatgcagtatgactttgtattggacccaccattgtcatggtttgcacaatttttcctttatttatttatttattttttttttgtatttataattttatatcatattttagtatctaattattttgcttgtttttattttaacttttatattctcaatatacaattATACATATGTCGAATCTTAATGACCGATCTATGCTCATCTGCCTCATCTTtatctcaaattccaattgcccaatcccaatctcatcttggttaatggttagtacttttaatattttgtattttaattttttaaaatttttgtttcattttataaatttttaattctaatttgttttatttttaacttatcaatatttcaagttttataacttattaacgtTTATGATCTTCATTTTCAGTCTTACAAcagtcgacacaactcaccactcagtgaattCACCGCCACAGCGCCaacccaaattgatcaaattgaaaagttatgagtaataattgttaatttacaattaagtgtaatgttgctacaatagttaatagtacaatttgtaatatttaatatttttagaggagtttgtaatatggtaatagtttaagtttattagttctcttagagtcttaatttgtataattgtaaattgtaatttataataacttagtgccttagtgatgattattaattaattagttaatagttaaaatttaatatatagttaatagttctatctatatatatgtatatattttttcaatttttaaatatatattttttaattaaattctggatCCAAAAATAGATTCTAGGCCCAAAGTGACCCAAAAATAGATTCTAGGCCATTTAGAGCCCAAAAAATGAGCTGGGCCAAAGGCCCAGTAGGGGGGCAGATGGGGGTCCACCCCCACACCCAGGCAAACATTCGGGGTACCCCGCCCCTGCATGGGAGGCATGGGGTATGGGGAAAATTTTGAAtcccccgcccatgcggggacgaggggcgggggaggggtggccccacctcgtagggggcgggtatcacccctagaGGCCGGTGTCTTCATCAACCCCTTATATGGCATGTCCCCATTGGCATCCGATAATAAGCCCTTGTAGGAGACACCTATTATAAGTTATTCTCTTTTTACTTATATGTAATTAATaaattgcttttatttttattttttaaaactttattttagttcttaatttcttaaaatgatGGAGACATGAGTTTTACGCAAGTTTTGAACAAAGTTTAGACATGGAAATATATCTTTACTCGAGCCGATATTTGAGGCAAGCTTGAGCTTGATTGTACTAAAATCAAACTCAAGCTTGACTAGACACAACTAGTTCAAACTTGACTCGATTATAACCCTAGTTATATGGAAAAGGTATGCAAAACATAACTAGCTCGAACTCAACTCCATTATAACCCTCCTTAAAAGGAAAAGGTATGCAAAGTATAGCAGTCCCATCCTTGTATAATACCCCATTATCCATGCACAACAGCCAAGGAAACATGAAGTAGAACGGTTAGGATATGTCTAGCCTTAGCGAGTGAGTTCAAGACCAAAAGCTAGTCAATCAAACTGGTGCGGGCTGAATACTGCTACGCCGCAAAAGCAACATAAAATTACTAAACCAACATATAAACACGCGAAATGGGACAATATGTATGATCCCATGACTTAAAGTCATAGACCAACTCGCTAAGTTCATAGATCTTCATGTACATTTGTATgacccaatggaaggcccaaaacatatggcctatactctaaaaaaaatagtcaacaATACAATTAAAGCCACATTAGAATCTTGTAAAGAGTAAaaatttctcattcccaagcaatgtaaaatctcatacaccacctactattattcttattatatgaggtatcacaatctccccccttaaaatcCTGGCATCCTCGTCGGACCAGTCCATTGTAGGtgacacggctcaagtcccacatttctcgTTGAGacaggctctgataccatttgtaaagCCAGAATCTTATAGAAAGACCAGAAAAATGGTATACAATACTTAGCATCACCCATTAATCATAACTATATTTTCCATGATTGATATCTAAAAAATAAGTATGCCAGCCTGCCTGCTTATCTTTTATTATGTTAATGTTATTGGGTTTGTTGGGAGGAGAAGCCCTGTTGAAAGCCACACTACTATCACTATGCTAGAGCTATAACTGCACACCGTTGTAGAAGGTAGCGAAGCAAATTACAAAAGAAGCCATAAGAAAAAATTCAGGTTCATAATTCATTGCACAGAGAGAGTGAGGGGGCAGGggactaaaaataatttcaatatcATAGATAGGTTTCTGTGTCCGCCAATCGCCATAATGGTTACGTCAAATTTCATTAACAGTATCCCAAAGAAGAACAATAAAAGGCCATCAGGAGAAAAAAAGGAATCTTCAAACTGACGTCACACTTTACCCTGAATGAACCACAAAATCTTAACTTTGCGTGCCTGGTCGAGCGGGCCCAAAGTAGTTTGTTACTAATCCCATTATAGCGAACCTGgtgttcaaaaattataatcaaattaatatcAACAGATATATGAGACATTACATAATTCCAACACATTCGATATGAGTGAATCAATGACATAGTCATGTTGAAGCATAGAGAAAATGCAAAAACACTAAGTTTGAAAGTCTTCTGGAAAGGGAACCAATATCCTACTCATTTCCTTGCAGATCACCAGAAGACACtgaagtaaaaatattttttgataggtaagaaaaattttattgggACAAGTAAATAAGCATAGCCCAGGTGCACAGAcaagtaatttatttatttttttaattttttgataagaaaatattCCAATAGAAGTCACACAAACAATTTGAAATGTAACTCAGCTATGCACTTTGTGGATCACTACTGGAATACTTTGTACTTTAGGTCAATCTTTTGCGCACATTAGAGCCCTAAAATTGAGAGGGAGGTACACATAGGCAAAGATAGCACTTAGCAAAACTAGTCTGTTCTTGCAGTGTCCTTTTATCCAACATAACTGTAaaacttaactggcatacaaCAGCTACACTTTTACATAGAAGCCCGAGATGAGACCTTCAAACTTACTCTAAAGAGAACAGCTGCCTTAAAGCAATAACTTAGTCCCTTATTTCAGCTGCAAATGGTTTCTTGTAAggtattaaacttttttttttaacttttctgtttatatatttgaagagtGTTTCATTTGGCGAGAACAACTTTATACCTATATATCTACCACAAACTCAGTGTCTCATTTCACACTGTTTACCTGAGTTACGAAATACTAACATATCAtaaatcaatttcaatttaaaataactttaacATCAATTATAACAGTTTACCCCTATATATGATCATTTCCGAAAATATTTCTAGAATATGCACCTTGATTTTATAGACCAGACGAATGTAGCAACTTAGATCACCAAGTGGATGACTAAAGTGAACCTACCATTTGACACAATCTATAATCAAATAGATGAGGAAATTGCAAATTTTTTCAGTGCATTTCCTCTTTGTAAAGTTGGCAAAGAAGATCAATGCAAAAGCTTTACTAAAACTCATGAATTAAAAGCCAATAAAACATACCAATCATGTCATACAAATTTCATAGAAAATGGATCTGAAATTCCTTGTCTATCTGGAAAGAAGAGTAATAATACACCACAACTCTCTTACAACGCttttacaactcatttcacATCATCCAATGTACACAtgccacttcattaaaaatgttcaattttacaaaactacCATTCATTTCATATAGACTAGTCAGAAAGTTGTAACAAAGTTGTAGGTTAACCATTTTCCTTCAATGATTACTAGCTAATCAGTGGTGTCTAGGACAACTGCAAATCGAGATTTAGCCTATTCATGCCTATCTTCAGTTTCCTCTTCTcgcccaaaacaaaaaaaagaaacaaaaatattttttggcaaTTCTTAATAAGCTAAACACCAATCTTCCTAGACTTGGTACTCATTTCCTAGCTTTTAtcaaaatgttagtaacatgtCCTTCCCCACATCCAAAGGGACCATACTTTCTTTGACAAAACAGTCACGCCATGCCCTTGACTCACCTCTCTATCTATAAAAGCCACTACCCACAGAAAGAAGCTCCAGAATGAGTCTGTCGTGGATTCTCACTTCTCTATCTATAAAAACAGTCCGCTTGTTAAGATCTTAAACAGTGAAGAAGCAGGCCAAGGTATacagatgaaaataattatttgaagcCATGTGTTCCAAATCCAACTCACAATAAGGTCTATGCCACAGATTTCCTGGTATCTCCAATTTATCAGTCGAGTGCAAATAATCATCAATCCCTAAGCATTTATTTCAGCGATAATTGTGCAAGAATCATAGCAGTATGAAACAAAGAGGAACTCGCAGCACTTCATTGCTTCAGATCCAAAGCTTTCAAGACTATGACCATGCGAACGAACTTTTTTCCACAcaaaaatgcaataaaaaaataatcacatgtGTGAAACAAATACAAgcacatatacatacacacTAGGCTGCTACTTAGAAAGGAAAGCATACATCATGGCCATGGAAATCTGCTTGAGGTCATTCTCGACATTCCGCATGTTGGCAAGCGATTGAGCACAGAATATGATAGCAAGCCACGAGCTTAGCTTGTACTGCGAAAATTGAAATTACCAAAAAACTAAATCAGATATTCCAACTTGGAACATCAGAATGTCACAAATATATGTATGTGCGTGTATGCACGTATGTATATGCCTATAGTAGATCAGGAAATTTGGAGAGATTTCCAACTTAGACGGATGGATTTGAGTGAATGAGCGAGGGAGGCAGAGGGGTGGTGCGTGATACGGACCCTAAACATGACGCCGGCGATGCCGAAGATGACGGCGATGAAACCGGAGTAATCAACCGGCAGATCTTGCGGGGACACCATCTGTGCCACATAGGGCTTCGCCGCCGATGGCTGACGTGGATCGTTTGCCGATATTGAGTTCCCGTGAGACGACATCTCTCCCTTGATCTCTCGCTCTCGCTCTCCGCCCGACTGAAAGCAGAAACAGTCAAACGATACCCTGCATATTACTAGTGGGAACGGTGTACAGTGTACACCCTATACGGATCCGGGTATACGGAAAAATCTGATCCGCATTCTGGTTTGAACATCCGGGCGGATAACCTTGTCCGACTTTAATCCGGGCGGATATCCATCATATCCGGGTATAGAAATCTTACAAAATTAATTCCGTATACACCCGATTTGGAAAATTTAATAATCGACCAATTCGTCGTCAAAAtcgaaatttttaattttttagatttccaTTTGGTCtggtctgatttttttaattttacggataaacaaaatcatactccaagtctttaacaaaattttaacgAATGATTGATTcatatctcttatttttatcttatattaatattatattaattttatgttacaaaattaatagatatgaataataagattttgaaatttcatattatattaattaacaatttagtatataatacatataatataatataaaaattatataatataaaaaattaaaaataatatatatgtataggttCACTTCGATTCGAACTAGTGCTCTAAAAACCAAAATCGAAACCGGACTTATTTTTAATCGGTTTTGCTAAATAGGAATCAGTACCGGACTAAACCTAGTTCTGTATGATTCATCGGGCTCTCGAATTTTTTACAACCCTAAAAAAGATATCTAAATTTTTAATCCGTCCATATTTTAGGCTTATTCTAGGATTTTTTTAAGACAATTTTACAAACCAGACCGTGATTCCACTTTTATGTAATTGTGATGACACATATTATccataaatctttaaatttaaaaaaattaaaaatgattcaaaaattatacaattgtcttatgaaaatgagatagaagtatggttataaatatttttaagactcttattttaattcaaatttgtacaagaaccaaaaataaataatgtagaaaatagAACAAAGAGACATAATGGGATAAAACTTATAACTCAGTAGATACCACATATGTGtagtttattaaaataaaagaaatttctaatttaaaaaatataaataattatatttacttctttccatcaatttaaatttctaatataaGTAGTGATTTAACATGATATGAGAGCAACGGTCCTGAATTCAACCTCTAACTCTACATTCCAcctcaattaattaaatattttaagagatAGTTTGGCTAATACGTAAGAGAGAGTGttgaaacaaaatataaataatcaaatctATATCTTCTCATCACATTTTCCTTTTAGGGAGTTGTACAATTTCACTTAGAGGACGTTTGGACAcaaatgagatacaaaatttctaataatttcattcccaaatatttcattaaaacacaaaatacttttcaattttaaatatttaattttttcatttaatcattatctaaatacaaaaaccaatacaacttttacaaacatcaaagtaaaacacaaaaacagtataatttttacaaacttcaaaacaaagataatattacaaaattatattcaaacaattttttttaattttataatatttttattcaactttttctctctcatttacCAAAATCTAAtgaaacattttaactcaaaccattaaACTATTATACACAGAATTTTGAGATACTCCAAGCATCCAAATGAGCCCttactctttgtttttgttttcttaacaaTACAGACTCCCTCTTCcatttcaaattatttaggcaaataaaaattatacccAAGCTTTCTTCTTTAATGACCAAATTATTGGTGTCttgcacaatatttttttagtgtcgTATTCACTCGACTGCGATGGTGTTATATTCACTCAACTGGTAAGACCACAAGAAGTAAGACGATCGGCTCAAGAACTAGAGTTCTAGGGGAGGAGTACACCTGAAATCGATGTCATAGAATCTAGTGGAGAAGTTCGAGTACGACGCAACAAAAGAAGCTGACAACGCAGAAGAAGTTGGTGCCAAGTACAAGGGGAAGAAATCCTAAATCCAGTTTTTGGAAGGGTCAGATCTGGAGGTGTTTGAAGACTCAAACATACCCCCTATTGTTAACTAGTGAACTTGTTAACAACGACGAAGAgaactaattttatatatcaaaatctcatCTCCATTTATGTAGCATATGCTAGTAGCCCCCCAAATCTCAAGGACGAGATTTTCTTTTAAGGAGGATGTGAGGACCTCatcaatttgaagaaatgaactCCTCTGCAAGTGGGCAAACTCAACCAGTGAAAAGATGGAAGGGCGATACTTAAGCGTGTAACAGAAGGAGTAGAGACAACCAAGATATCCATGCTTGAGGCATAACATGCATAATGCTTAAGGATTTAGAAAGTTTACATGATTACTTAAATTGTTATAGGATTTGATTGAATGGTTTGGAGAAACGAACAATTAACTTTGTTTGCATAAGAATCGAGGTAAATGGCTATGATCATGTTCTTCTACACATCACTTTATAGTAAAATATGCAAGTCTCTtttcaaaagtatatatatgtaatgcatgttttcaaaagtatatgtatgtataagcCCATCTttgaaagcccatttttataaatacaaatcATGATGAAAGAGCTTGATGAAAGATGCTTTAAGATGTTACAGTTTTGCATGATTGTTGTATGATTGAATAATACATTgcatgaataattattttaatgaatgaatAGTAGGGCAAACGTTAATgtaagaaagagaaagaaagtatgaatgcatgagGTTAATGAACTAGCTATATAAGGTTAAGGACAATACCATAAGGTTGGGACGAATGGCAACATTGGAATGCATcattggtagtgcacctagtgatgACCCATTTATGAGGTTTGGTTCTTAAGCCGGACGCTCTAAGAAGGACCATTGATTATGAGGGTCGCCAATCCTAACAAACGGGGTTTGATAGTATGTAATGGCCATAATGATGAGGTTAAGGTAACGATTAATGATGTACTGATATTAAGGAAGATGAATGCTTATGCTTGAAGATGAGGTAAAATAATGTTTCTTAATGCTTTctgatttatgttttatttatgcttgaagttgagttttataaagaactatgttttaaatgaaaatcctatgtttatattatgttaCTGTTTGATGAGGTTCTTACTGAGGATTTGACTCAATTTAGTCGTTTTTAAACGTTTTCCCACCACAAGTGAGGAAGAGTTAGATGAAACTGCGGGCCAGGACATCATCTAGGGAGTTGACATTGGCAACGAGGCTTGAGGCTTAAGAGAGAGAATTTAGACTTTAGCTTTACTATTATATGATTTATGCTCCCGCAGTGCTTAGCACAAGATAGACTATTATATTGAAGTAAGTGTTGTTGAACAAGATGTTTATTTGAagagacttattttattaaagtatTTAGTAAGAATTTTTATAATGGGATATTTTATGCTCGGTGTAaagaatgaatgttttaatgttaGTAATATCCGGTTTCTCTATCTCAACGAGTCTTAGAGGTATGGGGTCTTACATGGAAGgtagttttgtaaaattgaaattcataTTTAATAGAATGGTTTGCTTACATTGGCTATTtgtaaaatgagttgtaaaaaaaatataagtgtaTAATGACTCTTCTAGTATAACTTTTTGAAGTCCAAAGTCTTTGCATATTCGGGATGCTTCAAATAGTCCTCTTGCTTGTGACATAAACGGCTAACTAAAGGTTTCATTTGAGCTGTTATAACTCCTTTCATTATCTCTTATTACATACCCCCATTTTGCCTTCGTCTTCTTGGACAGCCACATCCTAATTTACTTCAAGTCATCGTTCAGGTGGAGTTCCCCACattgtaattgtattttttactttaacTTGTCTCTCCATATTCTTTCTATTTGCTCTTTTGTATTGTGCAATGGCTTGCTTTGCTCTTGCATAGAGGGCAAAGTTTTAAACTTCATTCTGCTGACCGTTTTGGTTTAGatactagaatgaaatatttcggtattGGTCTGTACTATCATTTCAAGATAACCAcgacatatatttttttgatgtgTAGATATACAAgttcatatttaataagataaaacCAATATTTCACAATCGATCCACTTAAATCATCCTTCATCAAGCCAATATTTCGGAAGTTAGACGggatcaaaacatttttttatcaaataaattcacaattatagaaactttaattttttaatcatccgAATATTCTTTAACTTGTCTCTCCATGAtccttttttggttcttttgtaTTGTATGATGGCTTGCTCTTCTCTTGCATAGAGagcaaaattttaaattccatTTCAATGACTGTTTGGTTTAGGTACTGGAATAGAATATTTCGTTACCAATATGTACCAATATATCTTCGGGATAACTGCtacacatatttttataactcttTGATTCGGACAATTACATTGGTTCGTTGTAAagtaaattgtaaaataattataaaatagttgtatgtGTATCTTTAActataaaagtattttattatgataattattatataactatttaaaatgaagagtagttaagtaaaattaaaaaaaaaatggttcaaTTACGCTAGTTGGTTGTAAATGAATTGTAAAGTAGTTGTAAGCGTATCATAATCTCAAattgttgaaagaaaacttACCAATTCTTAGAttcaaaagtcttttttttaatctctataGGTAAGATTTTGAAAGGATTTCTACTTGTTTAAGAAAATATAGGTGTCTTagccagtgttttaaatttcgtaccgtaccggctggtactgttaaaatttttcgtttcggccgtccggccggtacaggtactatatctgttccgtatcggccaaaataccggccaataccggtcgtaccggcctgaatttcgACATGTATCGGCCTATATTTCGACCGGTACTGgctgatatttcggcctgtgttttttttttttttcaaactacaaacttattttttaaccctcaattcagactagactatttataatttatatatatatgtatttatatataatttatttatatatagactattgttttggaatataatttttatatgtatttatatatataatttattcatatatcgactatcccgaaatatTATTCCGAAacgctatctcgaaacggtaccggtatcaaaatatttcgttccagtgtcttgaccggtacggcgtccggtacggtattcaaaacattggtcttAGCAGCaaataactaactcattaagaaccccaaaaaatgcaaatagaaatttcatagaaaaaaattatttgcaatcTTATTTTTTGACACACTGAACACACTAATGAAGTGAGTCCACAATAATCAAAAGAACttatatattaacttatttttaataactATAATGAATTTCACAAGTGGCTTGTTAACATATTACACCTGCAAACAGTATAACTCAATCTCATGTGTAGATACAAGAACAAAATGAAGTTAATAACCTGCTATGTTATAAGACCAACAGAAACAAAGTGTTAAAGCCTTGTCAATATTTTCATTGGccaaaacaagaaattaaaaaaaaataataataatattctgcataaaaagtttttggaaatttttttgttcttctccTCCAACCTTAATTCTTCCAAAATGTCCATtacatataaagaaataaaatcacaaaaactattccaaataatttaaaacgACCCAAAAAAGGTGAAATGAATTCTCCTatataaatttgagaaatacATAAGCACAAACTAAGAAACAGAAACCCTCCGATCATAACCTCACAAATCTCTATACAGCTATCAAAGAAtaacttaacaatataaaaCAAATCATCATTAGAATTGACCCAGATACCTCTCATGCAAGGAGATTTGGGTGTGATGATGCAGATTTAACAAGTTCTACGTTGATAGCACTGGACTATTCTAAGAAGGTAGATTAGcacaaatatgataaaaaatggtGAAGATTCCAAGGATTGAAACAATATTGCACGTGTCAATATTTTGTCCATAATTTTGACTACATGTATCATAATTGTGCATGAGATCCCAAT includes:
- the LOC121237917 gene encoding protein Asterix; its protein translation is MSSHGNSISANDPRQPSAAKPYVAQMVSPQDLPVDYSGFIAVIFGIAGVMFRYKLSSWLAIIFCAQSLANMRNVENDLKQISMAMMFAIMGLVTNYFGPARPGTQS